The proteins below are encoded in one region of Rana temporaria chromosome 2, aRanTem1.1, whole genome shotgun sequence:
- the WDR61 gene encoding WD repeat-containing protein 61 — MSTQYSILYKQELAHGDAIWSVAWGKNTNDGSETVVSGSLDDLVKVWKWSGEALDLQWTLEGHQLGVVSVDVSHTGNIAASSSLDAHIRLWDLDSGKQMRSIDAGPVDAWSVAFSPDSQHLATGSHVGKVNIFGVETGKKEFSLDTRGKFILSIAYSPDGKYLASGAIDGIINIFDIATGKLLHTLEGHAMPIRSLTFSPDSQLLVTGSDDGYIKIYDVQHASLAGTLSGHGSWVLNVAFSPDDAHFVSSSSDKSVKVWDVASRTCVHTFFDHQEQVWGVQYNRNGSKIVSVGDDQEIHIYDCPI, encoded by the exons cccATGGTGATGCCATATGGTCAGTAGCATGGGGTAAGAACACAAATGATGGGTCAGAGACAGTTGTCAGTGGTTCCCTGGATGATTTGGTGAAGGTGTGGAAATG GAGTGGTGAGGCGCTGGATCTTCAATGGACATTAGAGGGTCACCAGCTGGGGGTGGTGTCTGTGGATGTCAGTCACACTGGAAACATTGCAGCTTCTAGCTCTTTAGATGCCCACATTCGCCTCTGGGATCTTGACTCTGGCAAGCAAATGCGTTCCATAGATGCCGGACCAG TGGATGCCTGGTCTGTGGCCTTTTCACCAGACTCCCAGCACTTGGCTACAGGAAGCCATGTGGGAAAAGTGAACATCTTTGGTGTGGAGACTGGAAAGAAGGAATTCTCACTTGACACCAGAGGCAAATTTATCCTCAGTATTGCTTAT AGTCCAGATGGCAAATATCTGGCCAGTGGAGCGATTGATGGAATTATTAACATTTTTGATATTGCAACTGGCAAGCTACTCCACACGTTGGAAG GACACGCTATGCCTATCAGATCTCTGACATTCTCTCCAGACTCCCAGCTGCTAGTAACAGGTTCTGATGATGGATATATAAAAATCTATGATGT GCAACATGCCAGTTTGGCAGGTACCCTCAGTGGACATGGCTCCTGGGTTCTGAATGTGGCTTTCTCCCCTGATGATGCTCATTTTGTTTCTAG ctcttctgatAAAAGTGTAAAAGTATGGGATGTCGCTAGCAGAACATGCGTACATACGTTCTTTGATCACCAAGAACAG GTTTGGGGTGTACAGTACAACAGAAATGGCTCTAAAATTGTATCTGTTGGAGATGACCAAGAGATCCATATTTATGACTGTCCCATATAA